DNA from Cupriavidus necator N-1:
CCTTGGCGTGGACTTCCTGCCGGTTGAGCGCGTGCTGCAAGTCGGCTCGCCCAAGGGCGTGGCGCGGCTGCTGCAGCGTGCGGGCCGCTCCGGCCACGCGCCGGGCCGCGCTTCGCGCGTGACGGTGGTACCCACGCACAGCCTGGAACTGGTCGAAGCGGTGGCCGCGCGGCATGCGGTACAGGCCGGCCGCATCGAAGCGCGCGAGTCGCCCGACAAGCCGCTCGACGTGCTGGTGCAGCACCTGGTGACGGTGGCGCTCGGCGGCGGCTTCCGCCCGGAAGCGCTGCTGGCCGAGGTGCGCTCGGCGTGGGCCTACCGCAACCTGACTGACGAGGAGTGGCAGTGGTGCCTGGACTTTGTGCGCCAGGGCGGCGCCACGCTGTCGGCCTATCCGGACTTCCGCCGCGCGGTGCCGGACGAGGCAGGCGTCTGGCGCGTGCCGGACGTGGGGCTGGCGCGGCGCCACCGCATGAGCGTGGGCACAATCGTCAGCGACGCCGCCATGCAGGTGCGCTACTGGAGCCGCGCGGGCAGCGGCGGCGCCTCGCTCGGCTCGGTCGAGGAAGGCTTTATCGCACGGCTGGCGCCGGGCGACTGCTTCCTGTTCGGCGGGCGCTTGCTGGAACTGGTGCGGGTGCAGGAGATGACCGCCTACGTGCGGCGCGCTACCGGCAAGCGCCCGGTGGTGCCACGCTGGAATGGCGGCAAGATGCCGATGTCGACCGAACTGGCCGAAGCCGTGATTGATACGCTTGAAGCCGCCGCCGCGGGCCGGCTCGATCCGCGCACCACGCCGGAGCTGCCGCTGATCCAGCCGCTGGTGGATCTGCAGGCGCAATGGTCGGCCCTGCCCACCCGCCAGACGTTGCTGGCCGAATCGCTGCACTCGCGTGAGGGCTGGCATCTGTTCCTGTACCCGTTCGCCGGCCGCTCGGTCCATCTGGGGCTGGGCAGCCTGCTGGCGTGGCGGCTGGGGCAGAAGGTACCGGCCACGTTCTCGGTCGCGGTCAACGACTACGGGCTCGAGTTGCTGGCGTCGGCGCCGCTGGACTGGGCCCACTGGCTGCCGCAGGTGCTGGCCGAGGAGCGCCAGCGCGACCTGGCCGCCGACGTACTGGGCAGCCTCAATGCGGGCGAGCTGTCGCTGCGGCGCTTCCGCGAGATCGCGCGCATTGCCGGGCTGATCTTCCAGGGCTATCCCGGCGCACCCAAGAGCGCGCGCCAGTTGCAGGCCTCGTCGAGCCTGTTCTACGAGGTGTTCCGCAAGCACGACCCCCGCAACCTGCTGCTGGGCCAGGCCGAGCGCGAGGTGCTGATGCAGGAGCTGGATGCGCACCGGCTCGCCGATACGCTGGAGCGCCTGTCGGCGCTGAAGCTCGACCTGCATGAACTGAAGCGGCCCACGCCGCTGTCCTTCCCGCTGGTGGTGGAATTTCTGCGCGAGAAGCTGAGCACCGAGAAGCTGGCCGACCGCATCGCCCGCATGCTGGCCGACCTGGAACTGGCGGCAGGTCCGGAGCCAGGCGAAGCGGAAAGCATGCCGGCCGAGGCAGTGGCGCAAGCCGCCAGATTCGGCATGGCCGACCACGCCGGCCCGTCCGGGCGCACGCCGCGCAAGCCGCGCCGCGTGCGCAAGCCTTCGAAGCCGTTGCCGCTGCTATGAAACCGGATGCCCGCACATTGGAAGCGCACGGCGCGTTCGCCGTGACGGCCGTCGGCGAGACGTTGTGGCTGCTGCCCGAGCATGCGATCTGGTGGCCTGCGGCAGGCATGCTGATGGTGGCGGATGTCCATTTCGGCAAGGCCGCGGCGTTCCGTGCGCTGGGGCAGCCGGTGCCGCACGGCACCACCGGCGACAACCTGGCGCTGCTGACACGGCTGACCCGGCAACTGCCAGTGGATGAGCTGGTCTTCCTCGGCGACTTCCTGCACGCGCGTGCCGCCCGTACGCAGGCGGTGCTACGGGCGCTGGACGACTGGCGTCACAGCCTGCTGCCGCAGGTCTGCTGCACGCTGGTGCGCGGCAACCATGATGCGCGCGCCGGCGACCCGCCTGAGTCCCTCGACATCTCCGTGGTGACCGAGCCCGCCGTGGCGGGCCCCTTCGCGCTATGTCATATGCCCGGCGCTTCTGCACAGGGCTATGTACTGGCCGGCCACCTGCATCCGGCCTGCCGCCTGCGCGGCGCTGGCGCAGACAGCCTGCGCCTGCCCTGCTTCCTGTTCGGCCCGCACGGCGCCATTCTGCCCGCCTTTGGTGCCTTCACCGGCCACGCCACCGTTCGGCCGCAACCGGACGAGCACGCCTATGTGGTCGGCGGCGGCCGGGTCTGGCCTGTTGGGCCTGCCAGACGTCCGGCTCAGAACAGCGTATAGCCACCGTCGATCACAAAGGTATCCCCCGTGTGGTATGCGGAAGCCGGGCTCATCAGGTAGACCGCGATGCCGGCGAAGTCGCTGCCCTCGCCCCAGCGGCGCATCGGCACGCGCTTGTGCACCATTTCCTGGAAGACATCGTTGCCCTGGGCCACGCTGGTCATCTCGGTCTTGATCCAGCCCGGCAGGATAGAGTGCGCGCGGATGCCCTTGCGCGCGTACTCCACCGCCAGCCCCCGCATCATCGAGATCACGCCACCCTTGGTGGCAGCATAGTGCTCGGAGCGCGGCGCGCCTTCAATGGCCGCGACCGAGGCCGTGCTGCACAGCACGCCGCCCTCGCCCTGCACCAGCATCTGCCGCACCGCGGCGCGCAGCGTGAAGAAGGCACCGTCCAGGTTGACGCGCATGGTCCTGCGCCAGGCCTCGGTCGGCATCTGGTCGAACGGCCCCTTGTTGCCGCTGCCCACGCCGGCATTGGCAAAGCAGCCATCAATGCGCCCCAGCGCCGCCACCGTGCGCTCCATTGCAGCATCGACCGCCTCCTCGTCGCCGACGTCGCAAAGCTCAGTATGCACCTTGCGCCCATGCTGGGCCAGGCGGTCGGCGGCGGCAGCGTTCTTGGCGGCATTCGTGCCCCAGATCGCGATATCGGCGCCGGCCGCGGCCAGCCCTTCGGCAATGCCCAGGCCGATGCCGCCGTTGCCGCCGGTCACCAGTGCCACTTTGCCGCTCAGGTCGAATGGATGCCTTGTCATGTGATTGTCTCCTTGGGTGGTGGGACATTCTTCACATGGCAAAGCGTTCAAGGCGTCGTCGGAATGGATGAAATCGCCGAGGCAGGTGACGGGCGCCAGGCAGGCCATTGCCACCGGATCGGCGGGACGGCCAGCCGGTGAATGCGCATTTGACGTCCTTATATGAACACCGCCCGGATGCCAAGGTAAATTGAAGGGCTTTGGCTTGTAGGTATGGGTTGCTGTCTTATATCCGACCTTGCTGCAGGAACGTGCCTGCGGGCCTTGATGGAATCAGCCGGGAACGTCCCCATCTCCCACGACGGGCTGTAAGCCGCTTGGATGTCATCGGGTTTGCGTTCCCGCGGTCCGACCTAGTTTGCCATCACA
Protein-coding regions in this window:
- a CDS encoding ligase-associated DNA damage response DEXH box helicase — its product is MSPPRAARKPAEDTATEPLAVAQGLSALFDARGWQPFAFQREVWTAIARGQSGLLHATTGTGKTYAAWLGALMAFGTTRAAPSHDKPAPPLTVLWLTPMRALAADTTRALQAPLAELDLDWTVALRTGDTGSAERAAQQRRLPTTLVTTPESLTLMLTRADAQETLRRVRMVVVDEWHELLGNKRGVQVQLALARLRQWQPALMVWGLSATLGNLPHAADVLLSGVPEEQRVLVHGHTPKKLVIDTLLPNNASRFPFAGHLGLSMLPHVVEELAHSGTTLVFLNTRSQAELWYQALLDARPDWAGEIALHHGSLDRGVREWVELNLKNGMLRAVVCTSSLDLGVDFLPVERVLQVGSPKGVARLLQRAGRSGHAPGRASRVTVVPTHSLELVEAVAARHAVQAGRIEARESPDKPLDVLVQHLVTVALGGGFRPEALLAEVRSAWAYRNLTDEEWQWCLDFVRQGGATLSAYPDFRRAVPDEAGVWRVPDVGLARRHRMSVGTIVSDAAMQVRYWSRAGSGGASLGSVEEGFIARLAPGDCFLFGGRLLELVRVQEMTAYVRRATGKRPVVPRWNGGKMPMSTELAEAVIDTLEAAAAGRLDPRTTPELPLIQPLVDLQAQWSALPTRQTLLAESLHSREGWHLFLYPFAGRSVHLGLGSLLAWRLGQKVPATFSVAVNDYGLELLASAPLDWAHWLPQVLAEERQRDLAADVLGSLNAGELSLRRFREIARIAGLIFQGYPGAPKSARQLQASSSLFYEVFRKHDPRNLLLGQAEREVLMQELDAHRLADTLERLSALKLDLHELKRPTPLSFPLVVEFLREKLSTEKLADRIARMLADLELAAGPEPGEAESMPAEAVAQAARFGMADHAGPSGRTPRKPRRVRKPSKPLPLL
- the pdeM gene encoding ligase-associated DNA damage response endonuclease PdeM, which codes for MKPDARTLEAHGAFAVTAVGETLWLLPEHAIWWPAAGMLMVADVHFGKAAAFRALGQPVPHGTTGDNLALLTRLTRQLPVDELVFLGDFLHARAARTQAVLRALDDWRHSLLPQVCCTLVRGNHDARAGDPPESLDISVVTEPAVAGPFALCHMPGASAQGYVLAGHLHPACRLRGAGADSLRLPCFLFGPHGAILPAFGAFTGHATVRPQPDEHAYVVGGGRVWPVGPARRPAQNSV
- a CDS encoding SDR family NAD(P)-dependent oxidoreductase is translated as MTRHPFDLSGKVALVTGGNGGIGLGIAEGLAAAGADIAIWGTNAAKNAAAADRLAQHGRKVHTELCDVGDEEAVDAAMERTVAALGRIDGCFANAGVGSGNKGPFDQMPTEAWRRTMRVNLDGAFFTLRAAVRQMLVQGEGGVLCSTASVAAIEGAPRSEHYAATKGGVISMMRGLAVEYARKGIRAHSILPGWIKTEMTSVAQGNDVFQEMVHKRVPMRRWGEGSDFAGIAVYLMSPASAYHTGDTFVIDGGYTLF